The following are from one region of the Anabas testudineus chromosome 2, fAnaTes1.2, whole genome shotgun sequence genome:
- the LOC113163238 gene encoding homeobox protein engrailed-1-B-like — MEEQKEPSSGRDSTEEESMSLSPNLPSPPLILPHQAAQQAHRTTNFFIDNILRPDFGCRKEPSYRDRSLTPGRENVNPLGARPPHTGSLCLDSNCSSDSTSSSPSSSSSTSSSPSSKQNSSKQSDPASNGTGRYADSPSSIMVMSGSNGGSPPAAKESQPLLWPAWVYCTRYSDRPSSGPRTRKLKKKKSSKEDKRPRTAFTAEQLQRLKTEFQANRYITEQRRQSLAQELNLNESQIKIWFQNKRAKIKKASGYKNGLALQLMAQGLYNHSTTTVQEDKEDSE; from the exons ATGGAAGAGCAGAAGGAGCCCAGCAGTGGCCGGGACTCGACCGAGGAGGAGAGCATGTCCCTGTCGCCGAACCTCCCGTCCCCACCCCTGATCCTACCCCACCAGGCCGCCCAGCAGGCCCACAGAACCACGAACTTTTTCATTGACAACATCCTCCGGCCGGACTTCGGCTGCAGAAAGGAGCCGAGCTACCGCGACCGGAGCCTGACGCCGGGCAGAGAAAACGTGAACCCGCTGGGAGCGAGGCCGCCGCACACCGGCAGCCTGTGCCTGGACTCGAACTGCAGCAGCGACAGCACCTCGTCGTCGCCCTCCTCTTCGTCGTCCACGTCCTCTTCGCCTTCGTCCAAGCAGAACTCGTCCAAACAAAGCGACCCGGCGAGCAACGGGACTGGCAGATACGCAGACAGCCCCTCGTCAATTATGGTTATGAGCGGCAGCAATGGAGGCTCTCCCCCCGCAGCGAAGGAGAGCCAGCCGCTGTTGTGGCCCGCTTGGGTCTACTGCACACGGTACTCGGACCGGCCCTCATCTG GCCCAAGGACACggaaactgaaaaagaagaagagcagcaaGGAGGACAAGCGGCCCAGGACAGCGTTCACGGCcgagcagctgcagagactgAAAACCGAGTTCCAGGCCAACCGGTACATAACGGAGCAGCGGAGACAGTCTCTGGCCCAGGAACTGAACCTGAACGAGTCTCAAATTAAAATCTGGTTCCAGAATAAGAGGGCCAAGATAAAAAAGGCCAGCGGCTACAAGAACGGCCTGGCTCTGCAGCTCATGGCTCAAGGACTTTACAACCATTCAACGACCACCGTGCAGGAGGACAAGGAAGACAGTGAATAA
- the LOC113163239 gene encoding complement C1q-like protein 2 yields the protein MVLLILAIAVPLLLLRSSETSAHYYEMMGTCRMVCDPYSPKPGGATAMEVIQNLNSVAPQPPMAQGSRGEPGRPGKPGPRGPPGEPGPPGPRGPPGERGDGKITFPALSGAAGAENGETDGGNSTISSLRIAFYVGLKNPHEGYEVLKFDDVITNLGNQYDHNTGKFTCHVPGIYFFTYHVLMRGGDGTSMWADLCKNGQVRASAIAQDADQNYDYASNSAVLHLDSGDEVYVKLDGGKAHGGNNNKYSTFSGFILYPD from the exons ATGGTTCTGCTCATTCTGGCCATTGCTGTCCCGTTACTGCTGCTCCGCTCCTCTGAAACCTCCGCTCATTATTATGAGATGATGGGCACCTGTCGGATGGTTTGTGACCCATACAGCCCGAAACCAGGAGGCGCCACGGCCATGGAGGTGATCCAGAACCTGAACAGTGTCGCCCCACAGCCGCCGATGGCGCAAGGTAGTCGCGGGGAGCCGGGCCGCCCAGGTAAACCGGGTCCTAGGGGACCGCCGGGAGAACCTGGACCCCCGGGTCCGAGGGGGCCACCGGGAGAGCGCGGCGATGGTAAAATCACGTTCCCCGCGTTAAgtggagctgcaggagctgaaAACGGAGAAACAGACGGTGGCAACTCAACGATCAGCAGTTTAAGGATCGCTTTTTACGTCGGTCTGAAAAATCCACATGAGGGATATGAGGTGTTAAAGTTTGATGACGTGATTACAAACTTGGGGAACCAGTACGACCACAACACCGGGAAGTTCACCTGCCATGTTCCGGGGATCTATTTCTTCACCTACCATGTGCTGATGCGTGGAGGAGACGGGACCAGCATGTGGGCCGACCTGTGCAAAAATGGACAG GTTCGGGCCAGTGCCATAGCTCAGGATGCAGACCAGAATTACGACTATGCCAGCAACAGTGCTGTGCTGCACTTGGACTCTGGAGATGAGGTCTATGTCAAACTAGATGGTGGAAAAGCTCATGGAGGCAATAACAACAAGTATAGCACTTTCTCCGGCTTCATCTTATACCCTGACTAA